The Perca flavescens isolate YP-PL-M2 chromosome 8, PFLA_1.0, whole genome shotgun sequence DNA window ATTTATTTGTCCTTGTCAATTTCTTGATGACCCAATTGTCTCCCTCTTTTCCACAAAGCCCCACCatctgcaaataaaaaatacccTATAATTTACCATAATTGAGATAGTATAGGAACCCTGAGGTGTCCCGTTTTCTACCTCATTCTTATTGGAATTCTCTTATAAAAGCTTTATCTCCAATTCCCATTCGATGTATCAGAAGCCTCTCCTTACATTGCATATCATACTCTTTCCACATCAAATTTTATTTCCATATTATACAGTACTAATAATTGagatatacactactggtcaaaagttttagaacaccccaatttttctatttttttatttaaatttgagcagttcaagtccaatgaatagcttgaaatggtacaaaggtaagtggtgaactgcctgaggttaaaaaaaaaagtaaggttacccaaaactgaaaaataatgtacatttcagaattttacaaaaaggcctttttcagggaacaagaaatgggttaacaacgtaaagctgttctacAGCAAttgaggttgatcaagctttgaaagttggtgctaccgaTTCCCACAAGTGTTCCAactggtctggattacttacaaccccctctgtttgtataaaagtattgttggaacacagtGTGGTACCATAcgctcgtgagcattatttgaacagtattgtagcAGAAAGTAGCGTGTTGTCGTAAAAATGGCTGGAAAAAGGCagttaacaatggaagagagacggACCATCATAACACTAAAGAGTGTTGGTCTTttctacagagaaattgcaaagaaagtcaaggtgtcagtgagtacagtattcttcaccatcaaaaggcacttagaaactggaggaaactctgacaggaagaggtctggcagacccaaagccacaacagaatcagaagacaagtttctgagagtcaacagcttgcgtgataggcggctcacaggacaacagcttcaagcagaGCTTAATAGTGTTCGTAATAAgtaagtctcagtttcaactgtaaagagaagacttggagctgcaggtctgataggtcgagttgcagcaagaaaaccattgctaagacgtcagaataagaaaaagaggcttgcctgggccaagaaacatcgtcaatggactactgaagactggaagaaggtgttatggactgatgaatcaaaatttgaaatcttcagtTCATCACGTAGGATTTTTGTACGcagtcgagtaggcgaaaggatggttcctcagtgtgtgacatcaactgtcagacatggaggaggaagcgtgatggtctggggctgttttgctggatccagggtcggtgatttgtacagagtgaaaggcaccctgaaccaaaacggctaccacagcattttgcagtgcgatgcagtaccctctggtatgcgcctagttggtcaggggttcatcctacagcaagataatgacccaaaacataagtccaagctatgccagaactaccttagcaaaaaagaacgagatggtaagcttaaaaacatggagtggccagcacagtcaccagacttaaaccccattgagctggtttgggattaactggacagaaaagtgaaagcaaagcaacctacaagtgccacacatttatgggaacttctgcaacagagttgggaagaactgtctgaagaatatttgatttccattgtaatAAGAATGTGacaagtgtgttcagctgttatacctgccaaagggggctactttgatgagtcaaaaatgtagaatacattttggtttataaattgactccatgatttattttttaacttaaattgttcatttgttctattctttaatttcagagtacaataagacattgaactgcttgaatttcaataaaaacctggaagaATTTGGgttttctaaaacttttgaccagtagagtgtgtgtgtgtgtgtatatgtatatatatatatatatatatatatatatatatatatatatatatatatatatatatatatatatatatatatgtgtgtgtgtgtgtatatatatatatatatatgtgtgtgtgtgtgtatatatatatatatatgtgtgtgtgtgtgtgtgtgtgtgtgtatatatatatatatatatatatatatatatgtgtgtgtgtgtatatatgtgtgtgtgtgtatatatatatgtgtgtatatatatatatgtgtgtgtatatatatatatatatgtgtgtatatatatatatatatatatatgtgtgtgtatatatatatatatatatgtgtgtatatatatatatgtgtgtatatatatatatatgtgtgtgtatatatatatatatgtgtgtatatatatatatatgtgtgtatatatatatatgtgtatatatatatatatatgtgtatatatatatatatatatgtgtatatatatatatatatatatgtatatatatatatatgtatatatatatatatatgtgtatatatatatatatatacacatatatatatatatacacacatatatatatatatatatatatatgtgtgtatatatatatatatgtatatatatatatatatatatatatatatatatatatgtgtatatatatgtgtgtatatatatatatatatatacatatatatatatatatatatatacatatatatatatacacaaatatatatatatatatatacatatatacacatatatctatatacacatacagtatatatatatatacacatttacacacatatatatacagtgggggaaataagtatttgaccccttgctgattttgcaggtttgcccacttacaaagaatgcaaaaatctacaattgtaatcatatgtacattctaacagtgaaagacagaatcccaaagaaaattccagaaaatcccattatatgaatttattaaaattgataaccatctgatgaggaaaaacaagtatttgaccccctggacaaacagcaagtattctggctcctacaagccagttagtctttctttaagacacagccccaatccgaaccaattatctacatcaaatacaccttcctcacctcgttacctgtataaaagacacttgtcaacacccaaacaaccagcatccaacatcaccaccatgggcaagaccaaagagctttctacggacatcagggacaagattgttgatctgcacaaggctgggatgggctacaagagaatcggaaagcaacttggagagaaaagatcaactgtcggtgcagttatcaggaaatggaagaagcaccacaccaccgccaacctccctcggtctgggcctccacacaagatcttgcctcgtggggtgtccctgataatgtgaacggtgaggaatcatcccaaaaccacaaggggggaactgatgaatcaactgaaggcagctgggaccacagttacaaaagaaacggttggtaacacactacgccgtcatggattgaaatcctgcagcgcacgcaaggtccccctgctcaaggagaaacatgtacaggcccgcatgaagttcgccattcaccacctggacgactcagaagaggcctggaagaaggtgatgtggtcagatgagaccaaaatagaactttttggcctcaactcaactcgtcgtgtttggagggcaaagaacaccgagtacaacccaaagaacaccatccccaccgtcaagcatggtggtggcaacatcatgctttgggggtgcttttcagccaaggggacgggacaactccatcgtattgaggggaggatggacggggccatgtatcgtggaattctggaccgactccttccctcagtgagagagctgaagatgggtcgaggatgggtgtttcagcacgacaacgaccctaagcacaccgccaaagcaacaaaagagtggctgaagaagaagcacatcaaggttctggagtggcctagccagtctccagacctgaatccgattgaaaatctttggagggagcttaaaatttgagttgccaggcgacaacctcggaacctgaatgatttggaggctgtctgcagggaggagtgggccaacatccctgccgaaatgtgcacaaaccttgtcaccaactataaaaaccgtttgacatctgtgctggccaataatggcttttctacaaaatattaacatggtgtttgtccagggggtcaaatacttgtttttcctcatcagatggttatcaattttaataaattcatatgatgtgattttctggaattttctttgggattctgtctttcactgttagaatgtacatatgattaaaattgtagatttttgcattctttgtaagtgggcaaacctgcaaaatcagcaatatatatatatatatatatatatatatatatatatatatatatatatatatatatatatatatatatatatatacatacatatacatatatatatatatatatatacatatatatatatatatatatatatatatatatatatatatatatatatatatatatatatatatatatatatatatatatatatatatatatatatatgtgtgttattTTACAAAAGACTGGAAAATGCTCACTACCTACAGTTCATTCTATATACTTTCCATTCACATATATTATTAGAAACCAATGTAAGAACAAGTATGGGCTCCTTTCCTGTACTTATCTATTTTACTTTACTCAATTATTTGAGCACACTATATTCCTCTCATCTAACAAACCTTTTATTAATGGTGTCATTAGTGTGATAATTTCCCAACAGTGTGTTATGTACACTGAAGTCCCCACACCACACAATGCAAGCCTAACTGTCTAACCCTGTTTCTGTAAATTTTTCTGTAAATACAGCTCGTCTAGACATTTTGCTGTTGCAGTTTGTGAGGAAAATCAACATCAGCTTCAGACTAAATAAGATGATCTTATCACAGCAATAAATTCCGATTGATAGGCGTACTGCTTTGCGGTTATTTTACGTTCCATTTAGAAAATAAATCCACAAATTCAGACTCTAGCAgcacacaaaataaagaaaaataaatgtaacatgttaacattatgtttatttaaaagaagaTTCTGGTGAAGAACACAGGGTTATGTTATAAATCTGATTCTTCCCTTTAGAATAATAGTTATCATCTCTTGGAGACCCACACACCAGAATGTTAGACCCATAATACTATTGTGCGtggtatttaaataaacactgcACATGCACATTAACATCCAAAGTTATCAGAGTTTCTAACATTGTGTAACCATTTTGGTGTATATGGTAATGGCTACATAGTTAAATTGTTTTGCAGATAATGGCCACTTTAGCTCAGATTCACTGATTAATGTTATCTGTCATGGCTCCATTGTCAATAAAGACAAAATATTGATGTGATAAAGTTCCGTAACACTTATCAGAGTTGTTTCAGGAGCCACGCAGATATCCCAAGAACTACTAAtcaattatatatttttgacaGGTCGCCTACATGTGTAAGCTTTCTACCTGTAGCTGCAAGTCTTTTGTTCATAAAAGTACACAAAGACTGATCAGACAGGGTTCAGGGCTTATTCTTATTGACCACCCTAACAAAAACTTAAATTAGTAGTAACACTTTTATTTATacaaaacaacagaatatataaaGAAAAGGTCACTCTCATGCCTGGGAGTTCTACTATTGCTCCAAATTGCATTAGCTGAGGAAATGGCATgtttagaattaaaaaaataataataataaagcaaaCATGAGTGTTTCATACAACCATACACTCCCTTTGTCCTGTTCTGTCTTCATAAACTATGCtgtaaaacaagctaaaatgcaGAACAACTAAAAAGTGTCCTTCCCTATACCTGGGCTAAAAGCTACAAACATAAATAACAAAAGCACATTTGTTTGGCTTTTACATTACACAGCTTCAAGAGTCCATCCAGTGTCCACTTTTCCTTATTTGATTCTGAAgatgagaacaaaaaaaacaacaacaacaacaacattgataacagtaaagagaaacgaCAGCTTGCTGAGGAGAGAGGAGTGAAAAGAAATGGGATGAaaactcctgtgtgtgtgtgtgtgtgtgtgtgtgtgtgtgtgtgtgtgtttggttgtttCTTCATCAGAGCTCATTGGAAGCTTGCTTGCCCTCGTTGAAAGGCATTTAACATGTAACATGTCTGTGTTAGGTCCCTCCTGCAGGGGGTGCTGTGTGCTGCCGGATGGGTGTGGGCAGCAGAGGCGAGTGCTGGCAGTCCGTGGCAGGCAGACAGAGGGGGTCTTTAGTCTGTAAAGTCTCTCTCCTCACTGCGGGATGGAACAGCTAGGTTGGGGAAGGCAGGAAGTTCATCTCGGACCACGGTCAGGTCAGCACCGTGCACCACAGACAACACACTCTCAGAAACACAATCAGCCAGACCCAGACACCCCTGCTGGTTTTTAGGTGGTCCGTTCCTCCCCATCGCTCTCCTGCTTGGTCCTGCGCAGGTTGCTCTTCATCTTAACAAACTCAGGGGTGTTCTCCTGTTCCTCCTCATTTTTCTGTTGATCCAGCTCCAGctgcaaaaacacagacattggCAAATTCAGATTAAATCAATTATAGAAGTAATAATCTGTTGCATCTATAAACCGCATCTTGTTGCAGGTCTCAAGGTCCAAAACCAGGGTTAAATaacttttttctgtctcttgtgATCAGATACAGTAACAGTGTGCATCCATCTAATTGCTAAAATGACAGTTTCTACGTATGCTTTCGATCGTTTACCTGCTCTAGTTTCTGTTGTCTTTTCATGAGCTCTATCTCTAGGTCGCTCCTCTTCTTGTgggcctcctgctcctccttctGAGCCTTGAGAACttgctccctctttctcttctccatAACCTTCTGGAGCTCGGGTTTGTTCTGAGGAGCCAGACCCCTGTTTAGAATCAGTGAGACAGCATGTTACTAAAATAAAGCTTCATGAACAACCTCCCTCTGACACCACAGGTCCCCACTCAGAAGGAGATTTGCATTCACATTCATGCGTAACAGATGATAACCATGACCTCATTCTAGTTTTACCGTGCATATCTGTAGTAGATGTTCTGTATTAGACATGCCTGTCGTGTTTCAGGAAAGATTTTGATTTTAAACCCAATCACAGATTGTTCCACATTCACTAATCTGTGTATGTGGTGGTACGGTGGTGGCCAGCATTGAAATTAATTTTGGAAATGAGGGTTGACGCCAATGgccttttctccttttctttccctttcctAAGTACCAAAACACTCCCAATACATTAACCCATATCTTAAACTTGTCTTTGGGAAACCAGAGAGATTGTTACACAACTGCCTGAGATTGTGCAGCAACATTGAAAAGGAGAGACATCAGTAAAGTGTGATCGTGTCTTGCGAAGAAGagcaaaaataacaaatgttatGTAATGCTCCAAACTCCTCCAAATTACGAGAGGGAAGGGTGGGGGCTGAGGATGAGGTTTGGGAGAAGGGCTACTTATGACAGAGGGGAACAGATAGAGTTGAGTCAGCTAGAAAAGGCAGAAgccaataaacaaaaaacaacccaCAAAAGGATTAAGGAGGCACAATAAAGTGCcacacaagaaaaataaataaataatcaaaagcAGTAAAAGGACAGAGGCTATCTTTTGGTCAAATATACATTCTCCTTCCCCttgattaattcattaattcaatttaaaaaacatattatcCAGATTACTTTACTCTCCTCGTGGTTACTAATTTTCCTCTCGCCATGAAAGCCTGACTGTGCACAGGCTGCGTCTGTTCTTCAAAGAAAACACAGCATGCCTACCTGCCTGCAGTTCCGCAACAGCAACGTCttaattaaatacattattaaatCCTGAAGATTGCATAACCAAGTTCATGGTGTTCCAAGAAGGAGTGGGAGTTAATTCACAACAAGGCACTACTTTATTTCATGTCACTGCTGTTATTAAATGCCCTGGTTTTCTTGACAGTGTGCGTCTTATGACAGCACTTAACATGCTGGAGCAGAGCAGAGGGTAACAGGCGTGATCGGGTCGAGCACCACCACGCGCAGAAAGGGAGGTGGGTCAAGGCCGCTGAAAGCAATAAGACAGGCTATAAAAATGCTTACTCCACTCTCCTTTCATTGTTGGCAACGTTTACATAAACACTGACCCCCCAATGAGTGTATACCCTCTAGCAGCAGACTAGGAAGAATGTGTGTTCAAAATCCCACACATCAATACCACCATCTGCTTAGCTGCTTCACTAGTCTTGGTGTCTGAaatacctctgtgtgtgtgtgtagcatatatatatgtgtgtgtgtgtgtgtgtagcatatatatatgtgtgtgtgtgtgtgtgtgtgtgtgtgtgtgtgtgtgtgtgtgtgtgtgtgtgtgtgtgtgtgtgtgtatgtatgtatgtatgtatgtatgtatgtatgtatgtatgtatatatatatatatatatatatatatatatgtatgtatgtatgtatgtatatgtatgtatgtatgtatgtatatatacatatatatatgtatatatatatatatatatatatatatatatacacacatacataaatatatatatacatatatatatatatacacacatacacacacacacacacacacatacacacacacatatatacacacacacacacacacacacacacatatatacacacacatacatatatatatacacacatatatacacacacatacatatatatatatatatatatatatatatatatatatatatatatatatatatatatatatatatatatatatatatatatatatatatatatatatatatatatatatatatatatacacatatatacatatatatatacacatatatatatatatatatatatatatatatatatatatatatatatatatatatatatatatatatatatatatatatatgtgtgtgtgtgtgtgtgtgtgtgtgtgtgtgtgtgtgtgtatatgtgtgtgcacgcaagtgtgtgtgtaagaaggGTCACCACAGCTTAGCTAGGAAAGGCAGAAAAAGGCCCTCAGCTAGAAACTGTTTTGTAATCTTGATtacataacacattttttttttctcttcatgcagccaatccatccatccatccatccacccaccccaCCCTTCGTCAGGGTGACTAATCCACTATGCAGGCAAGCTGTCTATACTTTCAGTACACGATAAAAAGCCCAATCATAACAAGCATATCCCCCCCCAAATTCCTACTAGATTTACCTCACAGTCTTCTGCTGATATTCCAGGACATTTTCCGTCTAGACGACTAGAAACAATATTCTGCAGCATTTGGAAAGGAAttttttctaatattttttttattacatttcttCAATGGCCTCCTTATCCTGCCCACACTGGCCTCTCTCCCATCATTTATTAACGCCCTGCCACCATCGCTACAAAAGCACCTCACTCTTTGACCTGTTTAGGACAGAGCATCGCTGCTGTGATGTAACAGCTGTCAACAGCATGTGTGTTTACATAGCTATTTATAGCTCAGGCACAAAGCTGCCGCCACCGTTTGATAAGAGGAAATACAAACATTTAGTGTCAAAAGGGTGATCACAGGCCCCAGTATGCATGCACATTCAGACTGATGCACACAGACTCCATCAAATCCAGAGTTGTATGATCCGGTGTCAGCAGCCAGATCAGGTTTATCCTGTACAGTGTGCCTCTGTGACCTTTacatattgtactgtatataactcCAGCACTCGGGGAAGTCGACTACAGTGACCCACTGCTTACTATCCGACCAATTACAACAAAGTAGCAGGGTTACTTTATTAAGTCATCCACCATTAATAAACTACATTAGACTGAATCTGTATTGTTTTCTTCTGTCTAACTGGTTTTGGATGGGGGCAAACTTGATATTGTTGCCAAGaacaaaacaaggaaatgaTGACGATCCAGACAGTGTTGGACATTAAGAGAGTTTTTTACCACCCAATAAATGAATAAACCATTATCTCCATTCGTAGGCTTGGAATTGAACACCGATCTGATTTTGTTTATGTGCTCTGAACCATGATAAAACTTTGAGTTGCTAAATGTAAAATAAGTATCCCTTCCATAATAGTAACCTGGGAATTACCACGGTTTGTTTTTCCAGGAAAcggaaaggaaagaaagaagaagaggcaAAGGGAGAAAGGTATTGAAGGTGTATTTGTCTGTCTCCTGACCTCTTCTGGTTCATGAGCAGCTCTCGGTGCAGGTCCTGGTGGTTACGGGAGCTCTTGACTGGGTTGCTTAACTTCTTGGGTTTGATGAGCTCATCACAGTCTCCCTCCAGGTAGTCGGGCTCCGCCATGACACTCCTTCCCGGTGACAGCGATAGACCAGGGTCACACGGATCTGAAACGACAGAAACACTTTGATTTAACCACTATGTCACCAGGACATGGGTTTCAGATGCAACAATGCAGTGGTGACAGCAATGTTTAAATCTGTGttgcaaagaaaacatgttcagggatcttttattatttctcCTTTCCAGTGGTgtaaatgtaactaagtacatttgcTCGAggaatgtacttaagtacaaattggaggtacttgtactttacttgagccatttcttttcatgccactttctacttctactctgctacatttcagagagaagtactgtacttttttctcctctacattcatctgacagctttagttactagttaatttacaaattaagatttttgcacacaaaacacagtttataaaataggatatgttattataaattaaactacccaacaatatataagCCTATATAAGTACataagtacagctgaaatgactAGCCAATTAAAGACTTacttgattgacagaactgttgtaatcgtttccagtttctaaattGTAAGGATTTTTCTGcgttgagtacttttacttttaatacttttaagtacattttcctgattatacttgcatacttttacttaagtaacattttcaatgcatgaATTTTACTTGTAACTTTTAcaggtattagtacttttacttaagtaaaggatatgaatacttcttccaccgctgctcCTTTCAAAAGTCATCTGCCTGATTCTCTGGCACAAGCTCAGAGTTTTTGAATCGTCTGTATAATGACAGAAGGACTCAGCGCTGGAATTACATAATTGTTCACGCTGAGTGAAGAGGAACATTTCATTCCCCTTTCAGAAGCCATATGCAATATAATGATGAAATGAATCAGAACAGTACTGTCAATATCTTTCAGGCACATAGTTGTATAAATATTTCAGAAATTGCTATTACATATCCAAAAggtccaatccattgttttccTTGACCTAAAAAATCACAGCGATTCCTATCTATGACCCCCAGATGTAGGCACACTGCTTCAATATGAGCTCATTGGATATATTCTGTATATTACAAGTATAGTGTACACAGTATTTCTTCCATTTATAGAAAACAAACCAGCTCGTGTGTCGAAATCTCCTTACCAAAGGGTCATTTCAAAGCTGAGCAATAACTGGGATACAGCAAGTCTGACCAATGCCTCATGTTAATCACAGGTTACATGCAATAATACCACTTAACTTTGGCAGCTAAGGGCCACTGTTTCCACGTCTGCTTTGCTCAACCAAAATATTGCAACTTGCATCTCACTGATGGCTAATATGCtccatttaaattatatttatgaaTGCTTATAATGCCAATTATAATGAATGATCAGCTTAGATAAAAGTTTCTATCTAACCAACTGAATTGAGAACAGAATAATTTTTgactaaaaatatgttttaacacATATTTTGTAAAGTCTAAAACAGCTGAGCACTTCATTTTTATCTAGcctactcaaaaaaaaaaaaaaaaaaaaaaaaaaaaaaaggcacgaCATTCAATCTTGGCTTAACTCACCCTGCAGATGAGGAAAGACGGGGCATCTGAACATTTTCGTCATCTCTGCTATTTTGATCCAGAATGTAGTTTCCAGGAAAAGCTATTAAAACTACCTGTCCTGTTTATCAGTATGTTGCAGAGCCTTAAACAGGAGAGGTGCTTTATCCTGCACAACTGTCTGCTACTGAGCTGGTTGGAGTCTGTTTTATAGCTGCGCTcacactgtctctctcccttcctccctctctctgctcccTCCCACTCCCCTTCTATGTACATCTCTAGGCAAAGAAGAGTTTATAACCAATGTTTCCCTAAAGATTCTTCACTGATGAATGAATATTCTCGCTCGTCCCAGTATGGAGCTTAatagtatttctttttttttatcttgttggTAAAATAGTCCAACATACAAATGGTGAAAAGAGGTCTTTTTAAATAGCATTACATTGGTATAATAGTACATAAATGAGCTGAGATCAGATAGCAAAGTCACATGCATTTCTTCTCCCACAGTCTGAGGAATGACTCAGATTTATTAACAATCATGATCTCAAGTGCGTGTGAGCAAGTCTCTCCTGCCTGCGACTAAAAACATGGAGTGATGTTTTGGAACCTGATAGGGCCAATCATATTCATCAAGGGTACCAAAAAAAGCATTTTCCTGCACGTGCTAGACACAAAGGAGGGGTGGGAGGGTGTCCTCAGAATCAAAACATACACGTGGAGGATTGCTGTAATGAGTTAAAGACACCACTAGAGGTCCATATTCTTGCATTCCAGG harbors:
- the fam107b gene encoding protein FAM107B isoform X2 — translated: MAEPDYLEGDCDELIKPKKLSNPVKSSRNHQDLHRELLMNQKRGLAPQNKPELQKVMEKRKREQVLKAQKEEQEAHKKRSDLEIELMKRQQKLEQLELDQQKNEEEQENTPEFVKMKSNLRRTKQESDGEERTT
- the fam107b gene encoding protein FAM107B isoform X1, producing the protein MTKMFRCPVFPHLQDPCDPGLSLSPGRSVMAEPDYLEGDCDELIKPKKLSNPVKSSRNHQDLHRELLMNQKRGLAPQNKPELQKVMEKRKREQVLKAQKEEQEAHKKRSDLEIELMKRQQKLEQLELDQQKNEEEQENTPEFVKMKSNLRRTKQESDGEERTT